The following proteins are co-located in the Bradyrhizobium sp. AZCC 2176 genome:
- a CDS encoding 2Fe-2S iron-sulfur cluster-binding protein codes for MSKICKVTINDEPFLANRGELLLDWALMNGVDLPHDCRSGICGACRVRLVDGTVFGGHSRGDEMIHACQARIVSDLEIAIEAAPEPVALSAEVAQTVQLAPDVVGVDIELPKPLNYLPGQYCKLQFQGFPARSYSPTFPLEGAPDDRVLHFHIRKVTDGQVSSALGHEIRPGHRVKLMGPFGRAFFRQGHPGRTVLVASGTGFAPMWSVAVAAIMEQPQREMVFIVQARSIRSLYMHAALCRLALFPNVTLIPMVSEPQQISHAIQSGRPTDHLPRLSPDDVVYTAGAPAMTDAVARIAKAAGARCYTDPFVQEPRTAEQSGLMSRLTGWLNEPKSGAIPPQPARKAAPMPRGVAAVGAGNR; via the coding sequence ATGTCAAAGATTTGCAAGGTCACGATCAACGACGAGCCGTTTCTGGCGAATCGCGGCGAGCTTCTGCTCGACTGGGCGTTGATGAACGGCGTCGATCTTCCGCACGATTGCCGCTCCGGAATTTGCGGGGCCTGTCGCGTGCGCCTCGTCGACGGCACGGTGTTCGGCGGCCATAGCCGGGGCGACGAGATGATTCATGCCTGCCAGGCGAGAATCGTCTCCGATCTGGAGATTGCGATCGAGGCGGCTCCCGAACCGGTGGCGCTGTCGGCGGAAGTGGCGCAGACCGTTCAGCTCGCGCCTGACGTGGTTGGCGTCGACATCGAATTGCCGAAGCCGCTCAACTATCTTCCCGGCCAGTATTGCAAGCTGCAGTTTCAGGGATTCCCGGCAAGATCCTACAGCCCGACCTTTCCGCTGGAAGGCGCTCCCGACGATCGCGTGCTGCACTTTCACATCCGAAAGGTTACGGATGGCCAGGTATCCTCGGCGCTCGGCCATGAAATCCGCCCCGGACACCGCGTCAAGCTGATGGGACCGTTCGGCCGCGCCTTCTTCCGGCAAGGCCATCCCGGCCGCACGGTTCTCGTCGCCAGCGGTACCGGCTTCGCTCCGATGTGGTCGGTCGCGGTCGCCGCGATCATGGAGCAGCCGCAGCGCGAAATGGTCTTCATCGTGCAGGCTCGCAGCATCCGCTCGCTCTACATGCATGCGGCGCTGTGCCGGCTGGCGCTGTTTCCCAACGTCACCCTGATCCCGATGGTGTCGGAGCCGCAGCAAATCTCGCACGCGATTCAGAGCGGCAGGCCGACCGATCATCTGCCAAGGCTGTCGCCGGACGACGTGGTCTATACTGCGGGCGCGCCGGCGATGACCGATGCGGTCGCGCGGATCGCAAAGGCCGCAGGCGCAAGGTGCTACACCGATCCGTTCGTGCAGGAGCCGAGGACGGCCGAACAATCCGGATTGATGTCGCGCCTCACCGGCTGGCTCAACGAACCCAAAAGCGGCGCCATCCCGCCGCAGCCGGCGCGAAAGGCGGCGCCGATGCCGCGAGGCGTAGCCGCGGTTGGCGCCGGCAACCGCTAG
- a CDS encoding MBL fold metallo-hydrolase: protein MPLWTCEQCGAQFPESAEPPAVCPVCEDERQYVNWKGQAWLTREELTKRYKLVWRDDLGIPGISMQPGFAIGQRALLVREADGCVMWDCVPLVTREAVDYVRSLGGLKAIAVSHPHYYGAVADWSEAFGGVPVYLHGDDRAFVTRPHAAIVPWTGDSHRLSDDILLVRTGGHFAGGTVMHWRAGAEGRGALLTGDVAMVAMDRRSLSFMYSFPNYIPLNAPAVRRIWAAVEPLAFDRIYGAWWGRNIGDNAKAAFEMSVRRYIAAISG from the coding sequence ATGCCTCTATGGACGTGCGAACAATGTGGTGCCCAGTTTCCCGAAAGCGCTGAGCCGCCTGCGGTGTGTCCAGTCTGCGAGGACGAGCGGCAATATGTGAACTGGAAGGGCCAGGCGTGGCTCACTCGCGAGGAATTAACGAAACGCTACAAGCTCGTCTGGCGCGACGATCTCGGCATTCCTGGCATCAGCATGCAGCCGGGCTTTGCGATCGGACAACGCGCACTGTTGGTGCGGGAGGCGGACGGCTGCGTGATGTGGGATTGCGTGCCGCTGGTCACCCGTGAAGCCGTCGACTATGTCCGCTCGCTCGGCGGCCTGAAGGCGATCGCCGTCTCGCATCCGCATTACTATGGCGCGGTCGCCGACTGGAGCGAAGCGTTCGGCGGCGTGCCGGTCTATCTGCATGGCGATGATCGCGCCTTCGTCACGCGGCCGCATGCCGCCATCGTGCCGTGGACCGGCGACAGCCACAGGCTCTCTGATGACATCCTTCTGGTGCGAACCGGCGGACATTTCGCCGGCGGCACGGTGATGCATTGGCGCGCGGGTGCGGAGGGCAGGGGCGCACTGCTCACCGGCGACGTCGCGATGGTGGCGATGGATCGCCGTTCGCTCAGTTTTATGTACAGTTTTCCGAACTACATTCCACTCAATGCGCCGGCGGTGCGGCGGATCTGGGCTGCGGTCGAGCCGCTGGCCTTCGACCGCATCTATGGCGCATGGTGGGGCCGCAACATCGGCGACAATGCAAAGGCCGCCTTTGAGATGTCCGTCCGGCGGTATATCGCGGCGATCTCCGGCTGA